From a region of the Myxococcaceae bacterium JPH2 genome:
- the murD gene encoding UDP-N-acetylmuramoyl-L-alanine--D-glutamate ligase, with protein sequence MTTSLSGRKVLVFGLAKSGVAALRLLLAKGAQVTALDARSREALGDVATELESRGATLVSGATPPGLLERQDLVVVSPGVPLSLPELQAARDAGVPVWGEVELAACFLTVTPLIGITGTNGKSTTTALTGELYARAGLRTFVGGNLGRPLAEAALSPGDWDSLVVELSSFQLEGIHALRPHGSALLNLTPDHLDRYASHQEYGEAKARIFRNQHGTDFAVVNADDADVMRLAQAARVPVYGFSLTGTPVAPAPKLAGLAVAEPGGFRLDSLGERYTLTNRALRGAHNAQNAMAATLLARLGGVSSAAAQAGLDSYPGLPHRLESVRVLDGVEWVNDSKATNVDSVLVALRAFAGDLWLVAGGKGKGAPYEPMVEAGRGKVKGVLTIGQDADVIARAYAGAAPVHACGTLDAAVARARELSRPGDTVLLSPACASYDQFKNFEDRGDVFKRLVRAL encoded by the coding sequence ATGACGACGTCGCTGTCCGGTCGGAAGGTGTTGGTGTTCGGGCTGGCCAAGAGCGGCGTGGCGGCCCTCCGCCTGCTGCTCGCGAAGGGCGCCCAGGTGACCGCGCTGGATGCGCGCTCGCGCGAGGCGCTGGGCGACGTGGCGACGGAGCTGGAGTCTCGGGGCGCGACGCTCGTGTCGGGGGCCACGCCTCCGGGACTGCTCGAGCGCCAGGACCTGGTGGTGGTGAGCCCCGGCGTGCCGCTGTCGCTGCCGGAGCTGCAGGCCGCGCGCGACGCCGGCGTGCCCGTCTGGGGCGAGGTGGAGCTGGCCGCGTGCTTCCTCACGGTGACGCCGCTCATCGGCATCACGGGCACCAACGGCAAGAGCACCACCACGGCGCTGACCGGTGAGCTGTATGCGCGCGCGGGGCTGCGCACGTTCGTGGGCGGCAACCTGGGGCGGCCCTTGGCCGAGGCCGCGCTGTCCCCCGGTGACTGGGACTCGCTCGTGGTGGAGCTGTCCAGCTTCCAGCTCGAGGGCATCCACGCGCTGCGGCCTCATGGCTCGGCGCTGCTCAACCTCACGCCGGACCACCTGGACCGCTACGCGAGCCACCAGGAGTACGGCGAGGCGAAGGCGCGCATCTTCCGCAACCAGCACGGCACCGACTTCGCGGTGGTGAACGCGGACGACGCGGACGTGATGCGGCTGGCTCAGGCCGCGCGCGTGCCGGTGTATGGCTTCAGCCTGACGGGCACGCCGGTCGCGCCCGCGCCGAAGCTCGCGGGGCTGGCGGTGGCGGAGCCTGGGGGCTTCCGCCTGGACTCCCTGGGCGAGCGCTACACGCTGACGAACCGCGCGCTGCGCGGGGCGCACAACGCGCAGAACGCCATGGCGGCCACGCTGCTGGCCCGGCTGGGCGGGGTGTCCTCGGCCGCGGCGCAGGCGGGCCTGGACAGCTACCCGGGCCTGCCGCACCGGCTGGAGAGCGTGCGCGTGTTGGACGGCGTGGAGTGGGTGAACGACTCCAAGGCCACCAACGTGGACTCGGTGCTGGTGGCGCTGCGCGCCTTCGCGGGCGACCTGTGGCTGGTGGCGGGCGGCAAGGGCAAGGGCGCGCCGTACGAGCCCATGGTGGAGGCGGGGCGGGGCAAGGTGAAGGGCGTCTTGACCATCGGACAGGACGCGGACGTGATTGCACGGGCCTACGCGGGCGCGGCGCCGGTGCATGCGTGCGGCACGCTGGACGCGGCGGTGGCGCGGGCTCGCGAGCTGTCTCGGCCGGGAGACACGGTGCTCCTGTCGCCCGCGTGCGCGTCGTACGATCAGTTCAAGAACTTCGAGGACCGGGGCGACGTGTTCAAGCGCCTGGTCAGAGCGCTGTGA
- a CDS encoding phospho-N-acetylmuramoyl-pentapeptide-transferase: MLYFLYEAIQNTEAGRILNFLRYPTFRIIAAGVFALLLGMLIGPRVIARLRLTQHGQSNVREDTPDSHQKKKGTPTMGGALILVCIAAGTMLFADLKSRAVWVMLLLTFGYGFIGFLDDWLKLSKRNSKGLAGRKKMVLQTFFYLVAVFGLLCTWTKADGSFGPTLLIDTRLTLPFIPSHWFNPDLGWFYVLFGWLVVVGTSNAVNLTDGLDGLAIVPTIVSAVTFCVLCYVAGTTLHIADTETVNGVARLTATPLYKYLGILQVPGGAELAVFCASIVGAGISFLWFNTYPASVFMGDIGSLALGGALGGLAVLSKNEVVSAIIHGIFFAEALSVMIQVASYKMTGKRVFKMAPVHHHFELKGLAEPKIIVRFWIVAILCGGVALLSLKLR, from the coding sequence GTGCTGTATTTCTTGTACGAGGCCATCCAGAACACGGAAGCGGGGCGCATCCTCAACTTCCTGCGCTATCCGACGTTCCGCATCATCGCGGCGGGGGTGTTCGCGCTCCTGCTCGGCATGCTCATCGGGCCTCGGGTCATCGCGCGGCTTCGGCTCACCCAGCACGGGCAGAGCAACGTGCGCGAGGACACGCCGGACTCGCACCAGAAGAAGAAGGGCACGCCCACCATGGGTGGCGCGCTCATCCTCGTGTGCATCGCGGCCGGGACGATGTTGTTCGCGGACCTCAAGAGCCGCGCCGTCTGGGTGATGCTGCTGTTGACGTTTGGCTACGGCTTCATCGGCTTCCTGGATGACTGGCTCAAGCTGTCCAAGCGCAACTCGAAGGGCCTGGCGGGCCGCAAGAAGATGGTCCTCCAGACCTTCTTCTACCTGGTGGCCGTCTTCGGGCTCTTGTGCACGTGGACGAAGGCGGATGGCTCGTTCGGGCCCACGCTGCTCATCGACACGCGCCTGACGTTGCCGTTCATCCCGTCGCACTGGTTCAACCCGGACCTGGGCTGGTTCTACGTCCTGTTCGGCTGGCTGGTGGTGGTGGGGACATCCAACGCGGTGAACCTCACGGACGGCCTGGATGGACTGGCCATCGTGCCCACCATCGTGTCGGCCGTGACGTTCTGCGTGCTCTGCTACGTGGCGGGCACCACGCTGCACATCGCGGACACCGAGACGGTGAACGGGGTGGCGCGCCTCACGGCCACGCCGCTCTACAAGTACCTGGGCATCCTGCAGGTGCCGGGCGGCGCGGAGCTGGCGGTGTTCTGCGCGAGCATCGTGGGCGCGGGCATCTCGTTCCTGTGGTTCAACACGTATCCGGCCTCGGTCTTCATGGGCGACATCGGCTCGCTCGCGCTGGGTGGCGCGCTGGGCGGGCTGGCGGTGCTGTCGAAGAACGAGGTCGTGTCCGCCATCATCCACGGCATCTTCTTCGCCGAGGCCCTGAGCGTGATGATCCAGGTGGCCTCGTACAAGATGACGGGCAAGCGCGTCTTCAAGATGGCGCCCGTCCATCACCACTTCGAGTTGAAGGGGCTGGCGGAGCCGAAGATCATCGTCCGCTTCTGGATCGTCGCCATCCTCTGTGGCGGCGTGGCGCTCCTGTCCCTCAAGCTGCGCTGA
- a CDS encoding UDP-N-acetylmuramoyl-tripeptide--D-alanyl-D-alanine ligase, which produces MAARFSDDEVVQATGATRRGEPVPTGFSAVSTDTRTLSPGCLFVALQGERFDAHDFVDGAARGGAAGAVVKRGRGLPSLPEGFALFEVDDTLAALGGLGRHHRMRFDIPVAAVGGSNGKTTTKEMVGAILAVRGPALKTEGNFNNEVGVPLTLFRLEPQHVAAVIEVGMNRPGEIERLTRVVRPDAGAITVVQPEHLEGLGSLQGVADAEGELFRELSARATAVVNLDDALVAAQAAGSPAKRLTFGRAEGADVRLVAVETLGRDGMVATVRHAGVDWRVRLHFVGPHNAQNATAAFAVALALGYTPEECARGLAQARPYSRRLNVLDGQGGVTVVDDCYNANPASMEAALATLATLVPEGGRQVVVLGDMLELGPGELEEHAKLGVQAGRQVSLAAFFGPRSSRGFESAGLGEAAAHFTEVEPLVAWLKPRLRSGDVVLVKASRGMRLERVVASLTGTAAPGGSH; this is translated from the coding sequence ATGGCCGCTCGATTCTCCGACGACGAGGTGGTTCAGGCGACCGGGGCCACCCGGCGCGGCGAGCCGGTCCCCACCGGCTTCTCCGCGGTCTCCACGGACACGCGGACGCTCTCCCCGGGGTGCCTCTTCGTGGCACTCCAGGGCGAGCGGTTCGACGCCCACGACTTCGTGGACGGTGCGGCACGCGGCGGCGCGGCGGGCGCGGTGGTGAAGCGCGGGCGGGGGCTTCCCTCCCTGCCCGAGGGCTTCGCGCTGTTCGAGGTCGATGACACCCTGGCCGCGCTCGGCGGCCTGGGGCGCCACCACCGGATGCGCTTCGACATCCCGGTGGCGGCGGTGGGGGGCAGCAACGGCAAGACGACCACCAAGGAGATGGTGGGCGCCATCCTCGCCGTGCGCGGCCCCGCCCTGAAGACCGAGGGCAACTTCAACAACGAGGTGGGCGTCCCGTTGACGCTCTTCCGCCTCGAGCCTCAACACGTGGCGGCCGTCATCGAGGTCGGGATGAACCGGCCCGGTGAGATTGAGCGGCTCACCCGCGTGGTGCGGCCGGACGCGGGCGCCATCACCGTGGTGCAGCCCGAGCACCTGGAGGGGCTGGGCAGCCTCCAGGGCGTGGCGGACGCGGAGGGCGAGCTGTTCCGCGAGCTGTCCGCGCGCGCGACGGCGGTGGTGAACCTGGATGACGCGCTGGTGGCCGCGCAGGCCGCGGGCTCGCCAGCGAAGCGGCTGACGTTCGGGCGGGCCGAGGGCGCCGACGTGCGGCTCGTGGCCGTGGAGACGCTCGGGCGCGACGGCATGGTGGCCACGGTGCGGCACGCGGGCGTGGACTGGCGGGTGCGGCTGCACTTCGTGGGACCGCACAACGCGCAGAACGCCACGGCGGCCTTCGCGGTGGCGCTGGCGCTGGGGTACACGCCCGAGGAGTGCGCGCGCGGCCTGGCGCAGGCGCGGCCGTACTCGCGGCGCCTGAATGTGTTGGACGGGCAGGGCGGCGTGACGGTGGTGGACGATTGCTACAACGCCAACCCCGCCTCGATGGAGGCCGCGCTGGCGACACTGGCCACGCTGGTGCCCGAGGGCGGCCGGCAGGTGGTGGTGCTCGGGGACATGTTGGAGCTGGGCCCCGGGGAGCTGGAGGAGCACGCGAAGCTGGGGGTGCAGGCGGGGCGGCAGGTGTCGCTCGCGGCCTTCTTCGGGCCGCGCTCCTCGCGAGGGTTCGAGTCCGCGGGCCTGGGTGAGGCCGCGGCGCACTTCACGGAAGTCGAGCCGCTGGTGGCGTGGTTGAAGCCCCGGCTGCGCTCGGGCGACGTGGTGCTGGTGAAGGCCAGTCGCGGCATGCGGCTGGAGCGGGTGGTGGCCTCCCTGACGGGCACGGCCGCTCCTGGAGGGAGCCACTAA
- a CDS encoding UDP-N-acetylmuramoyl-L-alanyl-D-glutamate--2,6-diaminopimelate ligase, protein MKLTDVLAGCGAEQTSGGRSAVDVTGVTQDSRRVKPGDLFVAVPGTREDGAQFIGEAVSRGAVAVVSEKPVPASQVPFFKVGSARKALALIAANFYGRPADKLTLLAVTGTNGKTTTTYLLEAMSTAAYASTGVIGTLGYKFGGKTVESPNTTPDPLELHRIFREMVDAGVETVVMEVSSHALAQERVHGLTFKAAGFSNLSRDHLDYHKDMEDYFQAKRKLFAENLSATGVAVVNGDDTYASRVYNELRGQKRMAWKFSRLGNGEVSATDATFTLQGIKATLKTPAGDIPVKSKLLGPHNLENILLAAGIGLGAGFSRRDVQDGIERMSRVDGRMERVENYGPGPGPAVLVDYAHTDDALKRSIEASRALAKGRVIVVFGCGGDRDKGKRPLMGAVAAEGADLAVVTSDNPRTEEPEEIIAQVTPGLEKGGLRRISVGKAKSGEKGYLVDADRRAAIEQAVNLAKEEDVVLIAGKGHEVHQVIGAQKHTFDDREVAAKALASRTPG, encoded by the coding sequence ATGAAGCTGACGGATGTCCTCGCAGGGTGTGGAGCCGAGCAGACCTCGGGCGGCCGTTCCGCGGTTGACGTCACCGGTGTGACGCAGGACTCGCGGCGCGTGAAGCCGGGGGACCTCTTCGTCGCCGTGCCGGGGACCAGGGAAGACGGTGCCCAGTTCATCGGGGAGGCCGTGTCGCGCGGCGCCGTGGCCGTGGTCTCCGAGAAGCCAGTGCCCGCGTCCCAGGTGCCTTTCTTCAAGGTTGGCAGCGCGCGAAAGGCGCTGGCGCTCATCGCCGCCAATTTCTACGGACGCCCCGCGGACAAGCTCACGCTGCTCGCGGTGACAGGAACGAACGGAAAGACGACGACCACGTACCTGCTGGAGGCCATGAGCACCGCGGCCTACGCGTCCACGGGCGTGATTGGCACGCTCGGGTACAAGTTCGGCGGCAAGACGGTGGAGAGCCCGAACACCACGCCGGATCCACTGGAGCTGCACCGGATCTTCCGGGAGATGGTGGACGCGGGCGTGGAGACGGTGGTGATGGAGGTCTCCAGCCACGCGCTCGCGCAGGAGCGGGTGCACGGCCTGACGTTCAAGGCCGCCGGCTTCAGCAACCTGAGCCGCGACCACCTCGACTACCACAAGGACATGGAGGACTACTTCCAGGCGAAGCGGAAGCTCTTCGCCGAGAACCTGTCCGCCACCGGCGTGGCCGTGGTGAACGGCGACGACACCTACGCCAGCCGCGTCTACAACGAGCTGCGCGGCCAGAAGCGCATGGCGTGGAAGTTCAGCCGCCTGGGCAACGGTGAGGTCTCCGCCACGGACGCGACGTTCACGCTCCAGGGCATCAAGGCCACGCTCAAGACGCCCGCGGGTGACATCCCCGTGAAGAGCAAGCTGCTCGGGCCCCACAACCTGGAGAACATCCTCCTGGCGGCGGGAATCGGCCTGGGCGCGGGCTTCTCGCGCCGCGATGTGCAGGACGGCATCGAGCGCATGTCGCGCGTGGATGGCCGCATGGAGCGCGTGGAGAACTACGGCCCCGGGCCGGGTCCCGCGGTCCTGGTGGACTACGCCCACACGGATGACGCGCTCAAGCGCTCCATCGAGGCGTCGCGCGCGCTGGCCAAGGGCCGCGTCATCGTGGTGTTCGGCTGCGGCGGAGACCGCGACAAGGGCAAGCGTCCGCTGATGGGCGCGGTGGCCGCCGAGGGCGCCGACCTGGCCGTGGTGACCAGCGACAACCCGCGCACCGAGGAGCCCGAGGAGATCATCGCGCAGGTGACGCCGGGCCTGGAGAAGGGCGGCCTGCGCCGCATCTCCGTGGGCAAGGCGAAGAGCGGCGAGAAGGGCTACCTGGTGGACGCCGACCGGCGCGCGGCCATCGAGCAGGCCGTCAACCTGGCGAAGGAGGAAGACGTCGTCCTCATCGCGGGCAAGGGCCACGAGGTGCATCAGGTCATCGGCGCCCAGAAGCACACCTTCGATGACCGCGAAGTGGCGGCCAAGGCGCTGGCGAGCCGTACGCCAGGCTGA
- a CDS encoding transpeptidase family protein produces the protein MRDFKAARAPEPNAKWLKLRVQLLFGLFLTLLGTAFARAVFLQVFEQAKLRGLAQDQYVRQIEIPARRGDIFDRRGTPLAQSVEVDSIWVDPSLLPDVRAASRAMARVLKVDGDELFGRLSRAKRFAWVKRQAKPQEVEAIQGLGLPGLGFTKEPRRFYPQRELAAHVVGLVGTDGHGLEGLELAFEDELSGQNSRLSGFRDAKGRKLLVQGALDPLERQGASVTLTLDRHLQYVAEKALSKAVEESRAVAGTVVVLDPRTGELLALANNPRFNPNAPEGSDRGSIRNRAALDTFEPGSTMKSFVMAAALDQKLITADSTFFCENGAWPVGRHTINDTHPHGNLNIEGILQVSSNIGTAKVANVLGRERLVAAYHAFGFAERTGLALPGEGRGVIPFPKADVALATQSFGQGMTATAVQVAAGYGALANDGVLMRPYLVSKVVDPDGVVLLENQPTELRRVVSAKTARQVVGMLESVVNKGGTAPRAAMAEYRVAGKTGTAQKADPVARGYSDKRIASFVGVVPAEAPRAVILVVVDEPKTDVYGGLVAAPAFKEIATAAMAHLAVPPSRTVAPPEGVAAAVPLAPPPASKASAKAAPIKAALAEAVTETPEPGTVRVPDVQGQAGRDAVVQLLAAALEPQVLGSGRVVSQTPAAGSMVEKGARVTLELATRQ, from the coding sequence GTGAGGGATTTCAAGGCCGCCAGGGCTCCCGAGCCCAACGCGAAGTGGCTCAAGCTTCGGGTCCAGCTGCTGTTCGGGCTGTTCCTGACGCTGTTGGGAACGGCCTTCGCGCGCGCGGTCTTCCTCCAGGTCTTCGAGCAGGCCAAGCTGCGCGGGCTCGCCCAGGACCAGTACGTCCGTCAGATTGAGATTCCCGCCCGCCGCGGCGACATCTTCGACCGGCGCGGCACGCCCCTGGCCCAGAGCGTGGAGGTGGACTCCATCTGGGTGGACCCCTCGCTCCTGCCGGATGTGCGCGCGGCCTCGCGCGCCATGGCCCGCGTGCTGAAGGTGGACGGGGACGAGCTGTTCGGCCGGCTGTCGCGGGCCAAGCGCTTCGCGTGGGTGAAGCGGCAGGCCAAGCCCCAAGAGGTGGAGGCCATCCAGGGGCTGGGGCTCCCGGGCCTGGGCTTCACCAAGGAGCCCCGGCGCTTCTATCCCCAGCGAGAGCTGGCCGCGCACGTCGTGGGCCTGGTGGGCACCGACGGCCACGGCCTGGAGGGCCTGGAGCTGGCCTTCGAGGACGAGCTGTCGGGACAGAACTCGCGCCTGTCCGGCTTCCGTGACGCCAAGGGGCGCAAGCTCCTGGTGCAGGGCGCGTTGGATCCGCTGGAGCGGCAGGGCGCCTCGGTGACGCTCACGCTCGACCGGCACCTGCAATACGTGGCCGAGAAGGCGCTGAGCAAGGCGGTGGAGGAGTCCCGCGCGGTGGCCGGGACGGTGGTGGTGTTGGATCCGCGCACCGGCGAGCTGCTCGCCCTGGCCAACAACCCCCGCTTCAACCCCAACGCTCCCGAGGGGAGCGACCGCGGCTCCATCCGCAACCGCGCCGCGCTGGACACCTTCGAGCCCGGCTCCACGATGAAGTCCTTCGTCATGGCGGCCGCGCTGGACCAGAAGCTCATCACCGCCGACTCGACGTTCTTCTGCGAGAACGGCGCGTGGCCGGTGGGCCGGCACACCATCAACGATACCCACCCCCACGGGAACCTGAACATCGAGGGCATCCTCCAGGTGTCCTCGAACATCGGCACCGCGAAGGTGGCCAACGTGCTGGGCCGTGAGCGGCTGGTGGCGGCCTACCACGCGTTCGGCTTCGCGGAGCGCACCGGCCTGGCGCTGCCCGGCGAGGGGCGGGGCGTGATTCCCTTCCCCAAGGCGGACGTGGCCCTGGCCACCCAATCTTTCGGGCAGGGCATGACGGCCACCGCGGTTCAGGTGGCGGCCGGCTATGGTGCACTGGCCAACGATGGCGTGCTCATGCGTCCCTATCTCGTCTCCAAAGTGGTGGACCCGGACGGGGTAGTCTTGCTGGAGAACCAGCCCACGGAGCTGCGGCGGGTGGTCTCCGCGAAGACGGCTCGGCAGGTGGTGGGCATGCTCGAGAGCGTCGTGAACAAGGGAGGAACCGCGCCTCGGGCCGCCATGGCGGAGTACCGCGTGGCGGGCAAGACGGGCACCGCCCAGAAGGCGGACCCGGTGGCGCGGGGGTACTCGGACAAGCGGATCGCCTCCTTTGTCGGCGTGGTGCCGGCCGAGGCACCGCGTGCTGTGATTCTCGTCGTAGTGGACGAACCGAAGACGGACGTATACGGGGGGCTCGTGGCTGCCCCCGCCTTCAAGGAAATCGCAACCGCCGCCATGGCCCACCTGGCTGTGCCCCCGTCTCGGACGGTGGCACCTCCAGAGGGAGTCGCGGCGGCCGTTCCCCTGGCGCCTCCCCCGGCGTCCAAGGCCTCGGCCAAGGCAGCCCCCATCAAGGCGGCCCTGGCGGAAGCGGTGACCGAGACCCCGGAGCCTGGCACGGTGCGTGTGCCAGACGTCCAGGGACAGGCGGGCCGTGACGCGGTGGTGCAGTTGTTGGCCGCGGCTCTGGAGCCACAGGTACTGGGCAGTGGACGTGTGGTGTCTCAAACCCCCGCCGCCGGCTCAATGGTGGAGAAGGGGGCCCGGGTGACGCTGGAGCTTGCCACGCGGCAATAA
- a CDS encoding cell division protein FtsL, which yields MSKTSPRGSVTLTGVLLHLLPAVFLFALFAAVGILHVTSRVLVVDMGYRLSQEEGESRALARENDRLKLELATLKGPVRLERVAREQLGMAMPAGGAVVSLGADSRRPPASATRVEARAAAPSTRVAERGTAR from the coding sequence ATGAGCAAGACGTCCCCGCGTGGCTCCGTGACCCTGACGGGTGTGCTGCTGCACCTGCTGCCCGCCGTCTTCCTCTTCGCGCTGTTCGCCGCGGTGGGCATCCTCCACGTCACCAGCCGCGTGCTCGTCGTGGACATGGGCTACCGGCTGTCCCAGGAGGAGGGCGAGAGCCGTGCCCTGGCGCGGGAGAACGACCGCCTGAAGCTGGAGCTGGCCACTCTCAAGGGGCCGGTGCGGCTGGAGCGCGTGGCGCGTGAGCAGCTCGGCATGGCCATGCCCGCGGGTGGCGCGGTGGTGTCGCTGGGCGCGGATTCGCGCCGGCCCCCGGCGTCGGCGACTCGGGTGGAGGCTCGCGCCGCCGCGCCCTCGACCCGAGTGGCGGAGCGGGGGACGGCTCGGTGA
- the rsmH gene encoding 16S rRNA (cytosine(1402)-N(4))-methyltransferase RsmH: MDFQHQTVLLQETVSLLQPGAGKVILDGTLGGGGHSEALLASGATVVGVDRDPVALAAATQRVGGSPRFQARQGNFGDLLRVAADLLPVDGVLVDLGVSSPQLDVAERGFSFSKDGPLDMRMGPDGPTAAELIASTDERDLAFLLKDLGEEPFARPIARELKRALPTRTLEAAEVVKRAVPRKAWPTRIHVATRTFQALRMAVNGELEALDALLAALPKLLKVGGRAAVISFHSLEDRKVKEAFRSLAGQCTCPPGLPVCACGGVGDFALLTKKAVAASEQEIEANPRSRSAHLRGVEKIR; this comes from the coding sequence TTGGACTTCCAGCATCAGACCGTGCTCCTCCAGGAGACGGTGTCGCTGCTGCAGCCGGGAGCGGGGAAGGTGATCCTCGACGGCACCCTGGGGGGCGGAGGCCACTCGGAGGCGCTCCTCGCCTCGGGTGCGACCGTGGTGGGCGTCGACCGGGACCCTGTCGCCCTGGCCGCCGCCACCCAGCGCGTGGGCGGGAGCCCCCGCTTCCAGGCGCGCCAGGGGAACTTCGGGGACCTGCTCCGCGTGGCCGCGGACCTGCTGCCGGTGGACGGCGTGCTGGTGGACCTGGGCGTGTCGTCGCCCCAACTCGATGTCGCCGAGCGCGGCTTCTCCTTCTCCAAGGATGGCCCGCTGGACATGCGCATGGGGCCGGACGGGCCCACCGCCGCGGAGCTCATCGCCAGCACGGACGAGCGCGACCTGGCCTTTCTCCTCAAGGACCTGGGCGAGGAGCCCTTCGCCCGGCCCATCGCGCGGGAGCTCAAGCGCGCGCTGCCCACGCGCACGCTGGAGGCCGCCGAGGTCGTCAAGCGCGCGGTGCCGCGCAAGGCGTGGCCCACCCGCATCCACGTGGCCACCCGGACGTTCCAGGCGCTGCGGATGGCCGTCAACGGTGAGCTGGAGGCGCTGGACGCGCTGCTCGCCGCGCTGCCCAAGCTGCTCAAGGTGGGCGGGCGCGCCGCCGTCATCTCGTTTCACTCGCTGGAGGACCGCAAGGTGAAGGAAGCCTTCCGGTCGCTGGCGGGCCAGTGCACCTGTCCCCCGGGCTTGCCGGTGTGCGCCTGCGGGGGCGTGGGAGACTTCGCGCTGCTCACGAAGAAGGCCGTGGCGGCGTCCGAGCAGGAAATCGAGGCCAACCCCCGGTCTCGCAGCGCGCACCTTCGCGGCGTGGAGAAGATTCGATGA
- a CDS encoding STAS domain-containing protein, which yields MNQVLEVRRGAVAAVGTERVETLMLEGELGEQELTELCEDLGRKLNRGTRQVVLDFHEVSHLNYRGVKPLMARAEAFRRSGGDLKLSALSPYLAAIFRAAGAHDTFEMYPHMNDARAAFTLSRAPFV from the coding sequence ATGAACCAGGTTCTGGAGGTGCGGCGAGGCGCGGTGGCGGCGGTGGGAACCGAGCGGGTGGAGACGCTGATGCTGGAGGGCGAGCTGGGCGAGCAGGAGCTGACCGAGCTGTGCGAGGACCTCGGGCGCAAGCTGAACCGCGGCACTCGGCAGGTCGTGCTGGACTTCCACGAGGTGTCGCACCTGAACTATCGCGGCGTGAAGCCGCTGATGGCGCGCGCCGAGGCGTTCCGCCGCTCCGGAGGGGACCTCAAGCTGTCCGCCCTGTCGCCGTACCTGGCCGCCATCTTCCGCGCGGCCGGTGCGCACGACACCTTCGAGATGTATCCGCACATGAACGACGCTCGGGCGGCCTTCACGCTGTCGCGCGCACCCTTCGTTTGA
- the mraZ gene encoding division/cell wall cluster transcriptional repressor MraZ, with protein sequence MFRGVYEHQVDAKGRTSLPAKLRETLVGAYDERLILTTALDPCLHAYPVREWEALEASLAKRNPMEPGVKTLMRLYVASAQECPLDRLGRLLIPPSLRSYAGLEKDVVWAGMVKVIELWSREGWAKAQEAARQEATSADVMRVLAELRQQ encoded by the coding sequence GTGTTCCGAGGCGTCTATGAGCATCAAGTCGACGCGAAGGGGCGGACGAGCCTCCCGGCGAAGCTCCGGGAGACGCTGGTCGGCGCGTACGACGAGCGGCTCATCCTCACGACCGCGCTGGACCCCTGCCTTCATGCCTACCCGGTGCGGGAGTGGGAGGCCCTCGAGGCGTCCCTGGCGAAGCGCAACCCCATGGAACCTGGGGTCAAAACGCTGATGCGCCTGTACGTGGCCAGCGCGCAGGAGTGCCCCCTGGACAGGTTGGGGCGGCTGCTCATCCCTCCGTCCCTGCGCAGCTACGCGGGGCTGGAGAAGGACGTCGTATGGGCGGGGATGGTGAAGGTGATTGAGCTGTGGAGTCGCGAGGGCTGGGCGAAGGCGCAGGAAGCAGCGCGCCAGGAAGCCACCTCCGCGGACGTGATGCGCGTGCTCGCCGAGCTGCGCCAGCAGTAG
- a CDS encoding PilZ domain-containing protein, with protein sequence MTTNVRLKVAYKTPQSLVGEYTRSMSRGGVTLETRRGLPLGTLFTFEMHVGGVPRPVEVLGEVVQVEPLADSRFRLTVRYDAGHERGGLDAVLQHIFAQDDATGLRRFPRLPLHVRALDDRPQSPSFVVRDISRGGVGLEVEAPALPRMVQIGAPFLLELEMREGPLMLHGEVVWTSTVPRQRSDTVTPGFGATFGRLRPEMLARLEALMTLEALPPAPWQARVSFGLDAVARMP encoded by the coding sequence GTGACGACGAACGTTCGACTGAAGGTGGCCTACAAGACCCCGCAGTCACTGGTGGGCGAGTACACCCGGAGCATGAGCCGGGGGGGCGTCACGCTGGAGACACGCCGCGGACTGCCCCTGGGCACCCTGTTCACCTTCGAGATGCATGTGGGCGGCGTGCCTCGCCCCGTGGAGGTGCTGGGAGAGGTGGTCCAGGTGGAGCCCCTGGCAGACAGCCGCTTCCGCCTCACCGTGCGCTACGACGCCGGCCACGAGCGGGGCGGCCTGGACGCGGTGCTCCAGCACATCTTCGCCCAGGACGACGCCACGGGATTGCGGCGCTTCCCGCGCCTGCCCCTGCACGTGCGCGCCCTGGACGACCGGCCCCAGTCCCCCAGCTTCGTGGTGCGAGACATCTCGCGCGGCGGCGTGGGCCTGGAGGTGGAGGCCCCGGCACTGCCGCGCATGGTGCAGATTGGCGCGCCCTTCCTCCTGGAGCTGGAGATGCGCGAGGGGCCGCTGATGCTGCACGGTGAGGTGGTGTGGACCTCCACCGTGCCCCGGCAGCGCTCGGACACGGTGACGCCCGGCTTCGGCGCCACGTTCGGCCGGCTGCGCCCGGAGATGCTCGCGCGCCTCGAAGCGCTCATGACGCTGGAGGCGCTCCCGCCCGCGCCGTGGCAGGCGCGGGTCAGCTTCGGTCTGGACGCCGTGGCGCGGATGCCCTGA